Proteins encoded in a region of the Flammeovirga yaeyamensis genome:
- a CDS encoding dynamin family protein, with translation MNTKDTILSISDKYELKNITEKINKFKATEENVNVAFLGEFSSGKTSLINALLKKKFLPMFDKPTTAVITEIKSGDKNKFEVVATDIDGSENRREISVSNLAEEVQKDSNNNRIEIEIKNTELLDEKTVLIDTPGVASINDTHSDVTYGYLPTVDVAFVVVNVNMGSISKGLEQFINQYPDDIKSKIYFVLTHVDTKSEAQVEKLENEFKTALSPIIANPKIFKVSSKKAIEGNTNNNTELYQRSGVAEIANVISNEIPQYKLEVQRKKENEFLKQCNKDLLVQLETIKDGLSYNSEEYDQEIKTISAELEKLQRAEKSLKQELQNTKNDITLNARRIAANITPEILSLMTQNGDISESIVKMVDGIQRQIELGLDSLEKVENPTLDEQIKNSVLQSIEQEFRGTFETANSISGIANMALTAYIGGGTGVAGNLLEMGIGKLLNDTAETSKSTSTTKSTNTNTAKGSSFKSMAGSFINQLNIIGRGKDFLLEKTMSDKINFSLQNKASEQVNIAFNYVEKSLSKVLDSEYLQPINEKQEALKAIRGQRNNSFDQIDASKQAIKNDIQQLQVLSL, from the coding sequence ATGAATACAAAAGATACTATTTTATCAATTTCAGATAAATACGAATTAAAGAATATTACTGAAAAAATAAATAAATTTAAAGCAACAGAAGAGAATGTAAATGTTGCTTTTTTAGGTGAATTTTCATCAGGTAAAACCTCTTTAATCAACGCTTTACTTAAAAAGAAGTTTTTACCAATGTTTGACAAACCTACAACAGCTGTTATTACCGAAATTAAATCCGGAGATAAAAATAAGTTTGAAGTAGTAGCAACAGATATAGATGGTTCTGAAAATCGAAGAGAAATTTCTGTTTCAAATCTAGCAGAGGAAGTTCAAAAAGATTCAAATAACAATCGTATTGAAATTGAAATAAAAAATACAGAGTTATTAGATGAAAAAACAGTACTCATTGACACTCCTGGTGTTGCCTCTATTAATGATACACATTCAGATGTTACTTATGGGTATTTACCAACAGTTGATGTTGCTTTTGTGGTTGTGAATGTAAATATGGGCAGTATTTCAAAAGGGTTAGAGCAATTTATCAATCAATATCCTGATGATATTAAATCTAAAATCTATTTTGTGCTAACACATGTAGATACAAAATCTGAAGCACAAGTAGAAAAACTTGAAAATGAGTTTAAAACTGCTTTATCTCCAATTATTGCCAATCCTAAAATTTTCAAAGTATCTTCTAAAAAAGCAATTGAAGGGAATACAAATAATAACACCGAACTTTATCAAAGATCTGGTGTCGCTGAAATTGCAAATGTTATTTCTAATGAAATTCCACAATATAAATTAGAAGTACAAAGGAAAAAAGAAAATGAATTTTTAAAGCAATGTAATAAAGATCTGTTAGTACAACTTGAAACTATCAAAGATGGATTGTCATATAATTCCGAAGAGTATGATCAAGAAATTAAGACAATATCAGCAGAACTTGAAAAGTTACAAAGAGCGGAAAAAAGTCTAAAACAGGAATTGCAAAATACAAAAAATGATATTACTCTAAACGCTAGACGTATAGCTGCTAATATTACACCTGAAATACTCAGCCTAATGACTCAAAATGGTGATATTTCTGAAAGTATTGTCAAAATGGTGGACGGTATTCAAAGACAAATTGAATTAGGGCTAGATTCATTAGAAAAAGTGGAAAACCCTACACTTGATGAACAAATCAAGAATAGTGTATTGCAGAGTATTGAACAAGAATTTAGAGGTACTTTTGAGACTGCAAATAGTATTTCTGGTATTGCTAATATGGCATTAACAGCTTATATAGGTGGAGGTACAGGAGTTGCAGGAAATTTATTAGAAATGGGAATTGGTAAACTTTTAAATGACACTGCAGAAACGAGTAAATCTACTTCTACTACTAAATCCACGAACACCAATACTGCAAAAGGAAGTAGTTTTAAATCAATGGCAGGATCATTTATTAATCAATTAAATATAATTGGACGTGGAAAAGATTTTCTCCTAGAAAAAACGATGTCTGATAAGATTAATTTTTCTCTACAAAATAAAGCATCAGAACAAGTTAACATTGCTTTTAACTATGTTGAGAAGTCACTCTCAAAAGTATTGGATAGTGAGTATTTACAACCAATTAATGAAAAGCAAGAGGCTTTAAAAGCTATTCGAGGTCAAAGAAATAACTCTTTTGATCAAATTGATGCAAGTAAACAAGCGATTAAAAACGATATTCAACAACTTCAAGTTTTATCACTATAA
- a CDS encoding dynamin family protein gives MSKKINIDKFQNILESYSRYILYPLHTNSYYFINSILPNPEERKGELVEKNNNIRDLEKELTSLESEIKKGNEPLKLGIVGGFSTGKSSFINALIGEELLGVKLQPATAQVTYLKYGEKLTYKKVLKSGEEIIISPEVYQNASNHADNNVAKAGDSDLSHFLITYPAPFLSTINIIDTPGFSSESKADDEVTKGWIDELDALVWLFDANKVGDKEEADLLNQYRDKKIIGIINKIDSKPPSVREKIKAEVEKTYAFDSVFFYSAKKTLDAITGEVERDVQLEALIEILLENTASKDDLQIDISAKEITVQKNGDTLYNEKKIRVKENKFKEFEDAFQNRLTDLKQEVQSILLENVGEHYTELNDFKYEVIDDLSREVNALHKQFIIEDKKLRKTFEDTDNNLKEFLGNEFDSWQKDFFNKLFDKIFQIRVDSGIFSSSTMIETRTDDHDKAYYDDLKQRTENRFNSFLNTILNNYGNTLNNLQLGDPKEISTLFGDSYNMLSTIIEGLVESTIDGTKAVINCFEDYETSNANDAKEWWTYNLDLAIPDEQLRDYVAVIVSDDFFDICQKRSNDYQHYISELKEIQELINNL, from the coding sequence ATGAGTAAAAAAATAAATATAGATAAGTTTCAAAATATATTAGAAAGTTATAGTCGCTATATATTATATCCTCTACACACAAACTCTTACTACTTCATTAACAGTATTCTTCCTAATCCAGAAGAAAGGAAAGGTGAATTAGTAGAAAAAAATAATAATATAAGAGATCTTGAAAAAGAACTAACTAGCCTTGAGTCAGAAATTAAAAAAGGGAATGAACCTTTAAAACTAGGCATTGTTGGTGGTTTTTCTACTGGTAAATCGTCTTTTATTAATGCTCTTATTGGGGAAGAATTACTTGGCGTTAAATTACAGCCTGCAACAGCACAAGTAACATACCTCAAATATGGGGAAAAGTTAACCTATAAAAAAGTATTAAAGAGTGGAGAAGAAATTATAATATCTCCTGAGGTCTATCAAAATGCAAGTAATCATGCTGATAATAATGTGGCAAAAGCAGGTGATAGTGATCTTTCCCACTTTTTAATTACTTATCCTGCTCCATTTCTCAGTACCATTAATATCATTGACACTCCAGGTTTCTCTTCAGAAAGTAAAGCTGATGATGAAGTAACAAAAGGTTGGATTGATGAACTTGATGCTTTAGTGTGGCTATTTGATGCTAATAAAGTAGGAGATAAAGAAGAGGCTGATTTATTAAATCAATACCGTGATAAAAAAATCATTGGAATTATTAATAAAATTGATTCTAAACCTCCTAGTGTTCGAGAAAAAATTAAAGCTGAGGTTGAAAAAACATATGCATTTGATTCTGTATTCTTCTATTCTGCTAAAAAAACATTAGATGCTATTACAGGTGAAGTTGAACGAGATGTCCAATTAGAAGCTCTTATTGAAATTTTATTAGAAAATACCGCCTCAAAAGATGATTTACAAATAGATATTTCTGCAAAGGAAATAACTGTTCAAAAGAATGGTGATACTCTGTATAATGAAAAGAAAATTCGTGTAAAAGAAAATAAATTTAAAGAATTTGAAGATGCTTTTCAAAATAGACTTACAGATCTTAAACAAGAAGTACAAAGTATTCTTTTAGAGAACGTGGGTGAACATTACACAGAATTAAATGATTTCAAGTATGAGGTTATTGATGACCTTTCTAGAGAAGTAAATGCTTTACATAAGCAGTTTATTATTGAAGATAAGAAGTTAAGAAAAACATTTGAAGATACAGATAATAACTTAAAAGAATTTTTAGGTAACGAGTTTGATTCATGGCAAAAAGACTTTTTTAATAAACTATTTGATAAAATATTTCAAATACGAGTAGATTCAGGCATTTTTTCAAGCTCAACAATGATTGAAACAAGAACTGATGATCATGACAAAGCATATTACGACGATCTCAAACAACGTACTGAGAATCGTTTTAATAGCTTCCTAAATACAATATTAAATAATTATGGTAATACACTAAATAATCTTCAACTGGGAGATCCTAAAGAAATTTCCACTTTATTTGGAGATTCATATAATATGCTTTCTACCATTATTGAAGGTCTTGTTGAATCAACAATTGATGGTACAAAAGCTGTAATTAACTGTTTTGAAGATTATGAAACTTCTAATGCTAATGATGCTAAAGAATGGTGGACTTATAATTTAGACCTTGCAATTCCCGACGAACAATTAAGAGATTATGTAGCAGTAATTGTTAGTGATGATTTCTTTGACATTTGTCAGAAAAGAAGTAATGATTACCAACATTACATCAGCGAGTTAAAAGAAATTCAAGAACTAATTAATAACCTATAA
- a CDS encoding dynamin family protein — protein MSESLLAGFQKDKENLQKVFRQIIDQNIAPCEAQGKEYTKESVQQLSDDLDKAEFTISVCGQINAGKSTFLNYLLFKDKDVLPADDTPWTAKLSTIRYGEKDQATVTYYSEEEWNQLKELKYIDEDTKEEISFYEKFLVEDVDEAAMEGIHPEELIHKVSKKQKNIPLDQLKNYVTKGGYYTPFVHSVDIQVNNEIAKGVVFVDTPGLNDRNVLRSKVTEDWICRSSAVIYLFYTGQPLSRPDYDFIDQHLQSVPSEKLLFVLTKADTSEDYDSALAYVENSLKTDPELAKRKLISDDRKVYAVSTLAAILKYKEEQGIELSDDEYYHKERMEEEDLEEFIDEAGYFPKFVSAIQEHIMSDKGKFIINKGQNEAKQILKTKELALQGKCDELQSVINDLGKTDEELIAKLDEIKTLIIENENISNEFGDKKFDLLGTFENDLSELTNTFKQKIIEKSYNEINSLSSVKEKITLTGFHVKSVIEASIYTLNNNIQQLNINNKVDNLQQEISSKIRQMLEGNDLSNRLSVFMPPVVPLKQVLDGLNLEKLDSSTLKSTARTREWYGAINETQTMAKIKTEIARSVEACTNKISTKVYDSIEQRINKYFEQMDRNLDNELKKSQEQVNNILNQDTNQKILVNQHKEELTHKLQELNSFQEIKKQISNQI, from the coding sequence ATGTCAGAATCATTATTAGCAGGCTTCCAAAAAGATAAAGAAAATCTTCAAAAGGTTTTTCGTCAAATTATAGATCAAAATATTGCTCCTTGTGAAGCACAAGGAAAAGAATATACTAAAGAATCTGTACAACAGTTAAGCGACGACCTTGATAAAGCAGAATTTACGATTAGTGTTTGTGGACAAATTAATGCAGGTAAATCTACTTTTTTAAATTATTTATTGTTTAAAGATAAGGATGTATTACCAGCTGATGATACTCCATGGACTGCAAAGTTAAGTACTATTCGATATGGAGAAAAAGATCAAGCAACAGTTACATATTATTCTGAAGAGGAATGGAATCAACTCAAAGAATTAAAATATATTGATGAGGATACAAAAGAAGAAATCTCTTTTTATGAAAAATTCTTAGTTGAAGATGTTGATGAAGCAGCTATGGAAGGCATACATCCTGAGGAACTCATTCATAAAGTATCAAAAAAACAAAAAAACATCCCATTAGATCAATTAAAGAATTACGTTACAAAAGGAGGATATTATACTCCTTTTGTACATTCTGTTGATATACAAGTGAATAATGAGATTGCAAAAGGCGTCGTATTTGTAGATACTCCGGGTCTTAATGACCGAAATGTTTTAAGGTCTAAAGTAACAGAAGATTGGATTTGTCGTTCAAGTGCAGTAATCTACTTGTTCTATACAGGGCAACCTTTAAGTAGACCTGATTATGATTTTATCGATCAACACTTACAAAGTGTTCCTTCAGAAAAGTTACTATTTGTACTTACAAAGGCTGATACAAGTGAAGATTATGATTCTGCACTTGCTTATGTAGAAAATTCTCTAAAAACAGATCCAGAGTTAGCAAAAAGAAAATTAATTTCAGATGACCGTAAAGTATATGCTGTATCTACGTTAGCAGCAATTTTAAAATATAAAGAAGAACAAGGTATTGAACTTTCTGATGATGAATACTATCATAAAGAAAGAATGGAAGAAGAAGACTTAGAAGAATTTATTGATGAAGCAGGTTATTTTCCAAAATTTGTTTCTGCTATTCAAGAGCATATTATGAGTGATAAAGGAAAATTTATCATCAATAAAGGTCAAAATGAGGCAAAACAAATTCTAAAGACAAAAGAGCTTGCCCTACAAGGTAAATGTGATGAGCTACAATCTGTTATTAATGATTTAGGGAAAACGGATGAAGAATTAATAGCGAAATTAGATGAAATTAAGACTCTTATTATAGAAAATGAGAATATTAGTAACGAATTTGGAGATAAAAAATTTGACTTACTTGGTACCTTTGAAAATGATTTATCGGAGTTAACAAATACTTTTAAGCAAAAAATTATAGAGAAATCTTATAACGAAATCAATAGTCTTAGCTCAGTCAAAGAAAAAATTACTTTAACTGGTTTCCATGTAAAGTCCGTAATTGAGGCATCTATCTATACCCTTAATAATAATATTCAACAACTTAATATTAATAATAAAGTCGATAATCTTCAGCAAGAAATTAGTTCCAAAATACGACAAATGCTCGAAGGGAATGATTTAAGTAATCGTTTATCTGTTTTTATGCCTCCTGTAGTACCTTTAAAACAGGTTTTGGATGGTTTAAATTTAGAAAAACTAGATTCCTCAACACTTAAAAGTACAGCTAGAACGAGAGAATGGTATGGAGCTATAAATGAAACACAAACGATGGCAAAAATTAAAACTGAAATTGCCCGTTCTGTAGAAGCTTGTACAAATAAGATTTCCACAAAAGTCTATGATAGTATAGAACAACGTATCAATAAATATTTTGAACAAATGGATCGTAATCTAGATAATGAATTAAAAAAATCTCAAGAACAAGTTAATAATATCCTTAACCAAGATACTAATCAGAAAATATTAGTTAATCAACATAAAGAAGAGTTAACTCATAAATTACAAGAATTAAACTCTTTTCAAGAAATAAAAAAACAAATTTCTAATCAAATATAA
- a CDS encoding tetratricopeptide repeat protein, with product MRTLKSISDRLNQARNKTYTHNTSSTAKENTQINNSTEMFCGTLEDAIDLYYDDKIDDAIHILEKISKNDPTSKCYHYLGLCYSSQNEYRKAIDHFNLSLDINPNNVKSLIEKGSILYEHLDKFDEAIDLADIAISLNSQNAWGYSLRGKVHYAKSEFNKAIKDFTKAIILDKGEFAWFYYYRGVSYKANEQLNKAKCDIERAIQVKDSVQNFYYELGLIQNTLDEDLEAIQSISKAIDLCENDVPASYFGNRGSIYSFLGDYDKAIVDLEKAITLDPKYDFAYKIIGYIYMELEKEEEALDNYKKAVDIDVDYSDAYDKMALCYLILDNMEIAKEAAEEALEINPNLITSLNILGTYYLNIEQQVRAKRYFSRSLDIDPEHEYAIEHLQKCN from the coding sequence ATGAGAACATTAAAAAGTATATCTGATCGATTAAACCAAGCGAGAAATAAAACATATACACATAATACATCTTCAACTGCTAAAGAAAACACTCAAATAAATAATTCAACAGAAATGTTTTGCGGTACTTTAGAAGATGCAATTGATTTATACTATGATGATAAAATTGATGATGCTATTCACATTTTAGAGAAAATATCTAAAAATGATCCAACGTCAAAGTGTTATCATTATTTAGGATTGTGTTATTCATCCCAAAATGAATATCGAAAAGCAATAGACCACTTCAATTTATCTCTAGATATCAACCCAAATAATGTAAAGTCATTAATTGAAAAAGGTAGTATTTTATACGAACACCTTGATAAGTTTGATGAAGCTATAGATTTAGCTGACATAGCAATTTCATTAAACTCTCAAAATGCATGGGGATACTCATTGCGAGGTAAAGTTCATTATGCTAAATCAGAATTTAATAAAGCTATTAAAGATTTTACTAAAGCAATCATTCTTGATAAGGGAGAATTTGCTTGGTTTTATTATTATAGAGGAGTTAGCTATAAAGCAAATGAACAATTAAATAAGGCTAAATGTGATATAGAAAGAGCTATTCAAGTAAAGGATTCTGTTCAAAATTTTTATTATGAATTAGGTTTAATTCAAAATACTTTAGATGAGGATTTAGAAGCCATTCAATCTATTTCAAAGGCAATAGACCTTTGTGAAAATGATGTTCCTGCAAGCTATTTCGGTAACAGAGGTAGTATCTACTCTTTTTTAGGAGATTATGATAAAGCCATCGTAGATCTAGAAAAAGCCATAACATTAGATCCTAAATATGATTTTGCTTATAAAATAATAGGATATATATATATGGAATTAGAAAAGGAAGAGGAAGCACTAGATAATTATAAAAAAGCAGTAGATATAGATGTTGATTATAGCGATGCTTATGATAAAATGGCATTATGCTATTTAATACTTGATAATATGGAGATAGCAAAAGAAGCTGCAGAAGAAGCCTTAGAAATAAATCCTAATCTAATTACTTCTCTAAATATATTAGGAACATATTACCTTAACATTGAACAACAAGTTAGAGCAAAAAGATATTTCTCCAGGTCATTAGATATTGATCCTGAACATGAATATGCAATTGAACATCTTCAAAAATGTAATTAA
- a CDS encoding nucleoside 2-deoxyribosyltransferase, translated as MKIYFSGSIRGGRQDAQLYQEIISHLKNYGEVLTEHIGQMDLQEDAITDIEIHNQDMAWLIASDVIIADVTVPSLGVGYEIGRGLEMKKPIYCFHRGEKTSAMISGCKEISTYKYETLEEVKGLIDGVFEKFQD; from the coding sequence ATGAAAATATATTTCTCTGGTTCTATCCGCGGAGGACGTCAAGACGCTCAATTATATCAAGAAATCATTTCCCATTTAAAAAATTATGGTGAGGTGCTCACAGAACATATTGGACAAATGGATCTTCAAGAAGATGCAATTACTGATATCGAAATTCATAATCAAGATATGGCTTGGCTTATCGCCTCAGATGTGATTATTGCAGACGTGACTGTTCCATCTTTAGGAGTAGGCTATGAAATTGGCAGAGGTTTAGAAATGAAAAAGCCGATTTACTGTTTCCACAGGGGTGAAAAAACTTCTGCGATGATATCGGGTTGTAAGGAGATTAGTACGTATAAGTACGAGACTTTGGAAGAGGTGAAGGGGTTGATTGATGGGGTGTTTGAAAAATTTCAAGATTAA
- the trpB gene encoding tryptophan synthase subunit beta, with amino-acid sequence MTYQEPDQYGYYGQFGGAYIPEMLYPNVKELKENYEAMIADPKFKEEFDGLLKDYVGRPTPLYFAKKLSEKYGAKIYLKREDLNHTGAHKVNNTIGQILLAKRLNKKKIIAETGAGQHGVATATVCALMNLECIVYMGEIDIARQRPNVERMRLLGATVVPAKSGSKTLKDATNEAMRHWINNPTDTHYIIGSVVGPHPYPDMVAKFQSVISEEMKWQLKEKEGKENPDHVIACVGGGSNAAGAFYHYLDALDVNLVAVEAAGLGVESGESAATTALGTPGVLHGSKTILMQTEDGQVVEPYSISAGLDYPGIGPIHAHLFDSGRAQFKYVTDDEAMTAGVELSRLEGIIPAVESAHAFAALGKMDFKPDDVVVVNLSGRGDKDLETYIKWGNY; translated from the coding sequence ATGACTTATCAAGAACCAGATCAGTATGGCTATTACGGTCAATTTGGAGGAGCATATATTCCAGAAATGCTTTATCCGAACGTTAAAGAGCTGAAAGAAAATTATGAGGCAATGATTGCCGATCCAAAGTTTAAAGAAGAGTTTGATGGATTATTGAAAGACTATGTAGGTCGTCCAACACCTTTATACTTTGCGAAAAAATTATCTGAAAAATACGGAGCGAAAATTTATCTTAAGCGTGAAGATTTGAACCACACAGGTGCACATAAAGTGAACAACACTATTGGTCAGATTTTATTAGCGAAACGACTAAACAAAAAGAAAATTATTGCAGAGACAGGTGCTGGCCAACACGGTGTGGCTACAGCAACAGTTTGTGCTTTGATGAACTTGGAGTGTATCGTTTATATGGGAGAAATTGATATCGCCCGTCAGCGTCCAAACGTAGAGCGTATGCGTCTTTTAGGAGCTACAGTTGTTCCAGCAAAAAGTGGTTCTAAAACACTAAAAGATGCGACGAACGAAGCAATGCGTCACTGGATCAATAACCCAACAGATACACATTACATCATTGGATCTGTAGTAGGACCTCATCCTTATCCTGATATGGTGGCTAAATTCCAGTCGGTTATTTCTGAGGAAATGAAATGGCAATTAAAAGAGAAAGAAGGTAAGGAAAACCCAGATCATGTGATTGCATGTGTGGGTGGTGGCTCAAATGCTGCAGGTGCTTTCTATCATTATTTAGATGCTTTGGATGTGAATTTAGTAGCAGTAGAAGCGGCAGGGTTAGGTGTTGAGTCGGGTGAGTCGGCAGCGACAACAGCTTTAGGTACGCCAGGCGTTTTACACGGATCAAAAACTATTTTGATGCAGACGGAAGATGGTCAGGTGGTAGAACCTTACTCGATTTCTGCAGGTTTGGATTATCCTGGTATCGGACCAATCCACGCCCACTTATTTGATTCTGGAAGAGCACAATTCAAATATGTTACCGATGATGAGGCAATGACAGCCGGAGTGGAATTATCGAGATTAGAAGGTATTATTCCAGCGGTAGAGTCTGCTCACGCTTTTGCAGCATTAGGCAAAATGGACTTTAAACCGGACGATGTAGTGGTAGTCAATTTATCGGGTAGAGGCGATAAAGATTTAGAAACGTACATTAAGTGGGGAAATTATTAA
- a CDS encoding phosphoribosylanthranilate isomerase, with translation MIKDKQNIKTVSWKVCGMRDQKNIYDVLTLEPDYMGFIMYPPSSRFIEREDVSFLEEKWSNDIQTKRVGVFVNEEKQTILDFAKKYHFDVIQLHGKETPELCQSLKEKGFEVFKVFGIKDEFNFEVLKPYEAFVDYFLFDTKSPKHGGTGETFDWGVLEQYNSTKPFLLSGGLSLENIKNIRKLDHLPCKGIDVNSKFEISPALKDVEQLTSLSEWVKSINDK, from the coding sequence ATGATCAAAGACAAACAAAATATCAAAACCGTCAGTTGGAAGGTTTGTGGAATGAGAGATCAAAAGAATATTTATGATGTCTTAACATTGGAGCCTGATTATATGGGCTTTATCATGTACCCACCTTCATCGAGGTTTATAGAAAGAGAAGACGTTTCTTTCTTGGAAGAAAAATGGTCGAACGATATTCAAACAAAAAGAGTAGGAGTGTTTGTGAATGAAGAGAAACAAACCATTCTTGATTTCGCTAAAAAATATCATTTTGATGTCATTCAACTGCATGGAAAAGAGACTCCCGAGTTGTGTCAGTCATTAAAAGAAAAAGGGTTTGAGGTATTTAAAGTTTTCGGAATTAAAGATGAGTTTAATTTTGAAGTACTAAAGCCTTATGAAGCATTTGTGGATTACTTCCTTTTCGATACGAAATCACCTAAACATGGTGGAACCGGAGAAACATTTGATTGGGGAGTTTTAGAACAATACAATTCAACAAAACCTTTTCTGTTGAGTGGTGGACTTTCGCTTGAAAATATTAAGAATATCAGAAAGTTAGATCACTTACCTTGCAAAGGAATTGATGTAAATAGTAAATTTGAGATATCACCGGCATTAAAAGATGTGGAGCAATTGACTTCCTTGTCAGAGTGGGTGAAATCCATCAACGATAAATAA
- the trpC gene encoding indole-3-glycerol phosphate synthase TrpC translates to MTILDKIVAHKKIEVAARKEILTVADLQSRPLFDKEPVSAKAWIGSPTKSGIIAEFKRQSPSKGLINGTAKVSDVAEGYFKAGASAMSVLTDQEFFGGTVDDLLAARSVSPVPIIRKDFIVDEYQIIEAKSIGADFILLIAACLTPKESKQYAAVARNLGMQVLLEVHNEEELNAHVDPCMDLIGVNNRNLKTFEVSIETSKALAEKIPNEFVKVSESGISNIENIKELKTYGYKGFLIGENFMKTENPAQAAIDFIGQL, encoded by the coding sequence ATGACTATTTTAGATAAAATCGTTGCCCACAAAAAGATAGAGGTAGCAGCAAGAAAAGAAATTTTGACAGTGGCAGATTTACAATCAAGACCACTATTTGATAAAGAACCAGTATCAGCGAAAGCGTGGATTGGAAGTCCAACGAAATCGGGTATCATTGCTGAGTTCAAAAGACAATCTCCTTCAAAAGGACTAATTAACGGTACTGCCAAAGTATCTGATGTTGCCGAAGGGTATTTCAAAGCTGGAGCGTCAGCAATGTCTGTTTTAACGGATCAGGAATTTTTCGGAGGAACAGTAGATGATTTGTTAGCTGCTCGTTCAGTTTCTCCAGTGCCGATTATCCGTAAAGATTTCATCGTTGATGAATATCAGATTATTGAGGCAAAGTCGATTGGAGCAGATTTTATCCTTTTGATTGCTGCTTGTTTGACTCCAAAAGAGAGTAAGCAATATGCTGCAGTTGCTAGAAATTTGGGTATGCAAGTACTTCTTGAAGTGCACAACGAAGAAGAGTTAAATGCCCATGTTGATCCATGTATGGATTTGATCGGTGTAAATAACAGAAACTTGAAAACGTTTGAGGTAAGCATCGAAACGTCGAAGGCGTTGGCAGAGAAAATCCCTAACGAATTTGTGAAGGTATCTGAAAGTGGAATCAGTAATATCGAGAATATCAAAGAGCTGAAGACGTACGGTTATAAAGGCTTTTTGATAGGAGAGAATTTCATGAAAACGGAGAATCCAGCACAAGCGGCTATCGACTTTATTGGTCAACTTTAG